The genomic DNA TTTAAAAATGGCTTATAAAAACATTTACCCGAGAATTCAGACATACCAGACAAGCCTTGAAAATGAGTCCCTGAAAACAGTCTGATAAAAAAACTTTCAATTTGATCATCTAAATGGTGCCCACTTAAAATGCATTGACTTTGCTCTTCTTTTGCATATTCAAGCAAAGCTTTTTGGCGTAAGGACCTTAACTTTTCTTCTGACAATATTTGACTGGATACATTAAGTTGTTTTACACACAAATCAAGTTTGTAGTTTTGTAACAATACTTGAATAAGTTCTATATCTTTTTTTTCATCAACTTGTTTTCTTTGTTGATGGGCAATGTATATTGGCAAAGGAATCTCAAGTTGTTCTTGCTTTGCTATTTCAGCCAAAACAAAAAACAAAACCATTGAGTCTACCCCTCCTGACACAGCAACAATTTTTTTTTGTTTTAAAATTTTATGCCTATTTAAAAAAGCCTTCACATGCCGATAAACTTGCAAATGCTTTGTAGAACGTTGAACCTGATTATTTTTATTTTTAGTTAACATATGTTTTTAAATTTACAGGTATTAGCTCAACATTTATACTAAAGAATCAACTAAAGCTATGCAGAAAAATCACTCTTTAGATAAGTATTTAACATACCCCAACAAAGGCTAATTATTGTGTTGATTTTATTCAATAAAATTGAAAAACACTTTAGCTTTTGCTACTCTTAATAGTGAACCATGGTAAGAATTGGTCCATAAATTATATTTCTAAAAACATCAATCATGAGGGCATAATGAATATAAAAATAACGTTCACTGGTATTTTACTTGCAACGCTGTTGGTTGCACCTGGAAGCGCTGTTTCACAAACAAAAAACAAAGACACCAATACATCCATTGGCTCGTATAGAAAAGAAGGCATTGATGTCGTACAAAGACGTGTTTTTAGAAAAAAAGGCCGTGCAGAGGTTGGATTTGACTTGGGTATCAATGCGGATAACCAGTTTTTATTTTATGAGTTTGTTCAAATCAGACCAACCTTTCATATTAAAGAAGGCTTAGCCATTGAAGCTTCTTATTCGCGCGTATTCCATCAAGAACGCGCAATCATCAATGATTTACAAAACGTGCCTTGCCCCCCCAACTTGATAGTGACTGACTTAATGATGAACCCTGTTTCAACCTGTGGTGTAGACCTTGACCCCGCTCCAGACCCAGCAAAAAACATTTATTTTGCGAACTTAATTTTTTCTCCAATTTACGGTAAGTTTGCGATTTTCTCAAAAAAAATCTATCACTTTGACTGGTATTTTGTTGCTGGGGCTGGGATGTTTGACAATGAGCGTTCACAACGTTTTGGAATCAATGTTGGTACAGGTTTAAAAATTTTCCTTAATCAATCTACTGCATTAAAACTAGACTTTAGAAACTTTACTGTTCGTGAAGGTGCTCCCTTCAACCAAATTGCAAATAATAGAGTGTATTCTATAGGTTTATCTTTCTTTTTACCATCAACCCCAAAGGACTAATAAATAATGCTTTTGAAAAAAAATAAACTTTATTTTTCACTGATAGGCCTTTCTTTATTAAGCAGTAGCCTTATTTTATCTGCATGTGCTAGCTCTAAGCAAGGTATTGCAGAAATAGGACAGGACAACAAAAAAACTGACTTGGTTGAAAGAAGAATTGACCGTGAGTTAGAAAAAAGAGCCCGTTTGGTTAGAAACAACCCTTTGTATACACGATTGGTTGAGACGCTTAATGAAGGTCGGGTTGAGTATAAAAAGCAAAACTATGAAAAGTCATTTTCAGTGTTTAGCAGCATACTCAACAACTCACGCTTTAAGTCTTTCCCAGAATATGGCTACTCAAAGTATTATATTGCTCAAAGTTTGAGTAACATGGGTGCTTATTACGCTTCATTACTGTATTATGTTGATATTGTTGAAAATGACAAGCTTCGTGTTTACACCCATGAGTCTCTCAGACAATCTATAGCCATAGCACAACATCTTAAAGATGATGAGCTCATCCTATATTTAGCCTCAACGATTAGTGATAAAAAGGTGCCTAAATCTTTAAAAGAAGAGTTTCGTTATTTTGTGGCAAAAGACCTCTACCTGAAAAAAAACTACCGCAGAGCTATTAAACTTTTGTACTCAATATCAAAAAACAATCGCTTGTATCTGGCTTCACGTTATTTGCTGGGTACAATTGCTATAAAAAACAATAGTTATGCAAAAGCTATAGACTTCTATAAAGACATCTCAAATGAGAGAAAAAACAAACTTTACTACGAAGAGACCCGTCTTAAACAACTCGCCAATCTTGCCTTGGGCCGCATATATTATGAGCAACGCAATTATCCTTTGGCTATTGTTTATTATAAAAAAGTTCAAAAAGACAACAACTATTACCCACAAGGTTTGTACGAATCAAGTTGGGCACTATTTAAGATGCGTCAGTTCAATGCCTCTTTATCTGTTTTACATTCTGTTAACTCACCGTTTTATGAGCAAGTTTACTTTTTAAAATCATATCTTTTAAAAGGCGCTATATTCCTTGAACTTTGCTTATATGATGATGCCTTAACCGCTTTGAGTGGCGTAGAAGATGAGTTTAAAGGGATTGCCCGCCAAATTGATAATTTTGCCAAAAGCAATAGATCTCCAAAACTTTATTACAATGCTCTAAGTGGCAAAGAAAGACAAAAATCTGGAAAGATGATTTATCGCTATAGAGATTTATTTAACTTAGCCAGTGCTAACCGCGACTTCTGGGGAATTCATCAGTACATTGAGTCTCTGCAAAAAGAGCGTGAGTTGCTGGGTAAACTGGATCAAAATAATGCAAAAGTGATTACCAACCTTATCACACAGAAGGAACGTGAGCTAACCCAAAGAGCAAGTTGGCTAGCAGGACAAAAACTAAAGCAAACTCGACAATTAATTGAAGACTTTTTTACTTTAAAAGATTTCTTAAGATACGAAATTGTCAGTACTGAAAGAAAAATTTTGCAAACCAGATCATTGAGACTAGCCCCTCCAGTTGACTTGAATGCTAACCTTATTAAACCTAAATTTACCGACAGTCTAAGAGAATCTATGGTTTGGTGGGAATATACGGGTGAATATTGGGCTGACGAAGTGGGCTATTATCTGTATAATCTTAAATCTATATGTAAGGACACAACCTCAGACAAGAAGTAGCTTTGCTACTTATGGAGACCATACTTGAATTTAACAGATTTAAAAAAAATACTTGTTCTTTGTTTAGTTCTTAATTTAATAAGTCCAATTCAACTAGCTTATGCAGTTGAAAAAAAGCCTGAACAAAGAACTGGACAAATATCCAACCCTATTTTTAAAGCCTTTAATATCCCTGACTATAAGGTTGATGCTGCTTTGGCAGAAAAAATTCGTGAAGAGTTGCGCTTGCTAAATCGTCTTGCTAAGCGTAAACAACCCGCCAACCAAACTGCCGAAGTCTATTTTAGAATGGCTGACCTATACTGGCTTTACGAACGTTCTGAGTATTTTAAAAAAATGGATGATTTTGAACGTAAGTATGATCTTTTTCTAAAAAAGAAGATTGCCAAAGAACCGGTTGAACCAAAGTTTTCTGGTGCTCGATCATTTAATCTTTATAAGAGAATTGTAAAAATTGCTCCTAACTATGACCGCTTGGATGAAGTTTTGTTTTTAGCAGGCTTTCATGCCAGTGAGATCAACTCAAAAGATGCCGTAAAATACTTAAACCTGCTCATCAAACGTTTTCCTAAAAGTAAATATTCAACCGGTGCATACATGACACTTGGTGATTATTATTTTAATAATAGAGATTTCAACAAAGCAATCAATGCTTACAGTGTTGTTTTAAAATCAGAAAACCAATTTAATACCAGCGCACTTTATAAGATATCTTGGTGTTACTATAACAAAAGTAACATCAATGGTGCGCTTAAAGTCATGCAGAAAGTTGTCAAAATCTCAAAAGATAAACAAAATGAGATTAACTTACGTCGTGAAGCCTTAAAAGATCTTATTTTATTTTACTCTGACCTTGGTCTAATAGAACCCGCTAGAAAGTACTTTGTATCCATTGGTGAACCAGAGTATGCACGTTTGGTCATTGAGAAGTTAGCCAATATCTACTTTGAAAAATCAGAATACAACAAAGCGGTAAATGCCTTACAAAAACTCATCTCGTTGGATCCTTACCACCCAGATGCTCCAAGGCATCATTCTAAAATTATTGAGTCTTATGAAAAAAGTGAGCAGTTACAGCGTGCCATGCGTGAAATGCAAATCTTCATGCCCCGCTATTTACCCGGCTCTGCTTGGGATAGACAAAATAAAGGCAGAAGCGATGCTTTAGAATATGCTTACAACCGATCTGAAGTGTATGCACGGTTTTTGGCAAAGCATCACCATGAAATGGCTCAGAAAAGCGAAACATCGAATAAAGTTAAAGCCCAAAATTATACGGAACTTGCTCTTAAGTTTTATGACAATTACGTTAAGTGGTTTGAAAATCATAAAAATGGCTATGAAATGCGCTTTTTATACGCCAATCTCTTATTTAAGAACAAAGTCTATGAAAAATCTGCAGAACAGTATGCAGCAATGCTTAAAGCTCAGAAAGAAGGGACAAAGAATCAATTGGCTCTCATTGGTTTAATTGACTCATTAAGCCGATTAGAAGAAGCCTATTATGCTGGTGTTGAAAAAACAATCAAAAACAAGAAAAGTGATACCTATGTAAAAACACCCCTTTCAAATTATGCAAAACGGCTTATCGCGGCAGACACTGCTTACCAAAAACGTTACCCAAAAGATGAACGTGCTTCAAAAGTATACTTTCAGATTGCACAACTGTATTATAATTACAATCAGTTCGATACTTCTCAAAAAATATTTTTTGATGTGATTAGACGTTACCCGGACTCCCCCGCTGCCAATGCATCTAGACATTTGATCTTGGATATTTACAACATCCAAAAGGATTGGGATAATCTTGAAAAATATGCGTCTGAATATCTTGCTGTAAAAAGTTTTGCAACACCAGAAAACAAAAAGCTTATGCTTGAACTGATTCAAGGCTCTATTTTCCAAAAAGCAAAAGGCTTAGAAGAAAAAAGCAAGTTTATTGAGGCAGCGAGAAAATATGAAAGCTTGGCCGATAAATATCCTGAATCAAAATTTGCAGACAAAGCCTTATACAATGCTGCAATTGATTACCTAAACGGCAACGATTCAAATTCAGCATTAAAAACATCTAGACGCTTTTTAAAAGACTATTCAAAATCTCCT from Oligoflexia bacterium includes the following:
- the tilS gene encoding tRNA lysidine(34) synthetase TilS, with amino-acid sequence MLTKNKNNQVQRSTKHLQVYRHVKAFLNRHKILKQKKIVAVSGGVDSMVLFFVLAEIAKQEQLEIPLPIYIAHQQRKQVDEKKDIELIQVLLQNYKLDLCVKQLNVSSQILSEEKLRSLRQKALLEYAKEEQSQCILSGHHLDDQIESFFIRLFSGTHFQGLSGMSEFSGKCFYKPFLNLSKQTLLSVAKDNGLLFNVDTSNLSTDFTRNHIRNVLLPLLSAQYGNKYKANVLEFMQDCKDVTQYLAMDLNHMLALSALQEEEFLREPLLKFSDLQIKFFLNYVFNKKDKSLNGDQLNKMLHLFRKGQGSYCLTNKTVYRVCEKKISIKHDACST
- a CDS encoding outer membrane beta-barrel domain-containing protein, with translation MNIKITFTGILLATLLVAPGSAVSQTKNKDTNTSIGSYRKEGIDVVQRRVFRKKGRAEVGFDLGINADNQFLFYEFVQIRPTFHIKEGLAIEASYSRVFHQERAIINDLQNVPCPPNLIVTDLMMNPVSTCGVDLDPAPDPAKNIYFANLIFSPIYGKFAIFSKKIYHFDWYFVAGAGMFDNERSQRFGINVGTGLKIFLNQSTALKLDFRNFTVREGAPFNQIANNRVYSIGLSFFLPSTPKD
- a CDS encoding tetratricopeptide repeat protein — encoded protein: MNLTDLKKILVLCLVLNLISPIQLAYAVEKKPEQRTGQISNPIFKAFNIPDYKVDAALAEKIREELRLLNRLAKRKQPANQTAEVYFRMADLYWLYERSEYFKKMDDFERKYDLFLKKKIAKEPVEPKFSGARSFNLYKRIVKIAPNYDRLDEVLFLAGFHASEINSKDAVKYLNLLIKRFPKSKYSTGAYMTLGDYYFNNRDFNKAINAYSVVLKSENQFNTSALYKISWCYYNKSNINGALKVMQKVVKISKDKQNEINLRREALKDLILFYSDLGLIEPARKYFVSIGEPEYARLVIEKLANIYFEKSEYNKAVNALQKLISLDPYHPDAPRHHSKIIESYEKSEQLQRAMREMQIFMPRYLPGSAWDRQNKGRSDALEYAYNRSEVYARFLAKHHHEMAQKSETSNKVKAQNYTELALKFYDNYVKWFENHKNGYEMRFLYANLLFKNKVYEKSAEQYAAMLKAQKEGTKNQLALIGLIDSLSRLEEAYYAGVEKTIKNKKSDTYVKTPLSNYAKRLIAADTAYQKRYPKDERASKVYFQIAQLYYNYNQFDTSQKIFFDVIRRYPDSPAANASRHLILDIYNIQKDWDNLEKYASEYLAVKSFATPENKKLMLELIQGSIFQKAKGLEEKSKFIEAARKYESLADKYPESKFADKALYNAAIDYLNGNDSNSALKTSRRFLKDYSKSPLVPKMILALATHFDNKLDYLNASEQFEILATRFPQSELASAALYNAALYREHLKQYDQSLKNYNLYISRYPKSDDVHDAYFATGLIYEKIKDWKKASAVFYNFPNRYPKQKEKFAEASYRRGFAQKNIGNINARNASYNEAIKNAKRYKSGISYAAKAQFELVQEKFDEFNRIEFRMPQRALAASIERKAKLLKELKDDYFSIIDLGDAEVGVKSLYHVGLIYQNFSLALFNAPVPNGLSMEQEQMYQEELQNRALPIEQKAIEAYEKAISKAFELNVYNDWTVKAYDNLTQYKPDKYPQRQGESYIQWFINEPLIEFNAKAGLLKPETKSIVTDRSPFLVPDQARASSAEALASQIRKNEAAINANPRAVSAYTRLADIYRLLDLHYKAKQAYENASLIRPSDQGILLNLAYSSFESNDKNSLRLFAEVARQNKNNWTIANNLITAQRKLGNKNQALNNIQGIMSKNKTNVYAINNLGLLYYETGKSELAELTFQKAKKYNPKNAETFNNLGMVYLKMGFYNSAIKEFNSAINLDKNLIEPVINLGNIYLDHANFDDAIKMYKKALSIEPLNQSAKLNLGVALIAKNQIEEANQHFMDINQVNPNFAENAFNLGLINHLKLQNKEEAIKNYKRFINLKGKTIPKTHPVYNMLRQAQSMKQPKPNDLGGEKK